The Cherax quadricarinatus isolate ZL_2023a chromosome 48, ASM3850222v1, whole genome shotgun sequence genome includes a region encoding these proteins:
- the abo gene encoding DET1 homolog isoform X3: MMRADHLKISEGILHRALGDMVNTELGISVQRIPPQNLVVRLFHREIHKQSHCQLHTDRFFYQNVTPNFTVTNVQKPPCFLRKFSPDGRFLIAFSADQTSIEIFRYMGPSAAADLLHWCESTSVLKENDPKTHEIRRNIFDSFFKLKHTVTVATNGEQLNRECSLFTDDGKYVIVGSAAIDDVNSIDHFDMYRNNESVTPNPRSPLEDYTLHIVDIEMGRLCDSRTFLHDKIFLSHNQGLYLYRQTLAVLSVQHQTIHIFQITKDGCFLDVRTIGRVCYEDDDYLLATVCTDRMQWSYQHVREKIINCLKHRLLVFLYRRAETISMEEGNPRALREFCHYFDHLYRLRMWKMQLLDDVHLLIKYASEEVVTLRAAEPNGQPSFFVVYNMISTEVLAVYKNTSSELLELFEKMADFFRNARLSCESQFTCSPSNNNWARRHDKIQWTPA; encoded by the exons ATGATGAGAGCAGATCACCTGAAAATATCTGAAG GGATTCTCCACAGAGCTTTGGGGGACATGGTGAATACAGAACTTGGCATATCTGTACAACGAATCCCACCTCAAAACCTAGTTGTCCGGCTTTTCCATCGTGAGATACACAAGCAGTCACACTGTCAGTTACATACTGACCGATTCTTCTACCAAAATGTCACGCCGAACTTTACTGTAACAAATGTTCAGAAGCCACCATGTTTCCTGAGGAAATTTAGTCCTGATGGAAG ATTCCTGATTGCTTTTTCTGCAGACCAAACCAGCATAGAAATCTTCCGGTACATGGGACCATCTGCTGCTGCCGACTTATTACATTGGTGTGAG AGTACATCTGTCCTTAAAGAAAATGATCCAAAAACCCATGAAATTCGTAGGAATATTTTTGATAGTTTCTTCAAGCTGAAACACACTGTGACTGTTGCAACAAATGGTGAACAACTTAATCGTGAATGCAGCCTTTTCACGGATGATGGCAA GTATGTTATTGTTGGATCTGCTGCCATTGATGATGTCAACAGCATCGACCACTTCGATATGTACAGAAATAATGAATCGGTTACCCCAAACCCTCGCTCTCCTCTTGAAGACTACACACTTCATATTGTTGACATTGAAATGGGCCGACTCTGTGATTCCAGGACATTCTTGCATGATAAGATATTCCTTTCTCATAACCAAGGGCTTTACTTGTACCGACAGACACTTGCCGTTCTTTCTGTACAGCATCAAACCATACACATATTTCAG ATAACAAAAGATGGATGCTTCTTAGACGTTCGCACAATTGGCAGAGTTTGCTACGAGGATGATGACTACTTGCTGGCCACGGTCTGCACGGATCGAATGCAATGGAGTTATCAGCATGTTAGAGAGAAAATAATTAATTGTCTTAAACACAG GCTGCTTGTGTTTCTTTATCGGCGTGCTGAAACCAttagtatggaagagggtaaccCCCGTGCGCTACGAGAGTTTTGTCACTACTTTGATCATCTGTACCGCCTTCGCATGTGGAAAATGCAGCTTCTAGATGATGTTCACTTACTTATAAAG TATGCCTCTGAGGAAGTGGTCACTCTTCGAGCTGCCGAACCAAATGGACAGCCATCATTTTTTGTTGTATACAACATGATCTCGACTGAAGTTCTTGCAGTCTACAAAAACACATCTTCAGAACTCTTAGAACTTTTTGAAAAGATGGCAGATTTTTTCCGCAATGCGAGACTGAGCTGTGAATCTCAGTTCACGTGCTCACCATCGAATAATAACTGGGCAAG